One genomic region from Streptomyces sp. NBC_01431 encodes:
- a CDS encoding CBS domain-containing protein has product MTTAQEIMHAGTTCVQESETLQDAARKMKELDVGALPICGEDDRLHGIITDRDIVVKCLARGKDPRTMTAGQLEQGKPITIDAKADAGQVLHAMEEHRIRRLPVTDNHRLVGMISEADLARHLPEDQVGHFVEAVCATS; this is encoded by the coding sequence ATGACGACTGCCCAGGAGATCATGCACGCCGGTACCACCTGCGTACAGGAGAGCGAAACGCTTCAGGACGCGGCGCGCAAGATGAAGGAACTGGACGTGGGGGCCCTGCCGATCTGCGGGGAGGACGACCGGCTCCACGGGATCATCACCGACCGCGACATCGTGGTGAAGTGTCTCGCCAGGGGCAAGGACCCCAGGACCATGACCGCCGGCCAACTCGAACAGGGCAAACCGATCACGATCGATGCCAAGGCCGATGCCGGCCAGGTCCTGCACGCCATGGAGGAGCACAGGATCCGTCGGCTGCCGGTGACCGACAATCATCGCCTCGTCGGCATGATCAGCGAGGCGGACCTCGCGCGCCACCTTCCCGAGGACCAGGTGGGCCACTTCGTCGAGGCCGTCTGTGCGACCTCCTGA
- a CDS encoding pirin family protein, with amino-acid sequence MSNLDRQPTLSVCGGRGFVVAEPVRELLSPRKVKLGESSEVRRLLPNLGRRMVGAWAFVDHYGPDDIADEPGMQVAPHPHMGLQTVSWLHEGEVLHRDSLGSLQTVRPRELGLMTSGRAISHSEETPKSHSRFLHGAQLWVALPAAHRHVEPHFQHHAELPRVTAPGVDATLILGELDGATSPGSTYTPIVGADLALAAGAEARLPLNPDFEYAVLAMSGEAHVDEVPVLPGSMLYLGCGRTELPLRATSDAAVMLLGGEPFEEEILMWWNFIGRTNEEIQQARSDWMTGSRFGEVKGYDGAPIPAPELPAVPLKPRGRVR; translated from the coding sequence ATGAGCAATCTCGATCGCCAGCCCACGCTCTCGGTCTGCGGCGGACGTGGTTTCGTCGTCGCCGAACCGGTGCGCGAGCTCCTCTCGCCCCGCAAGGTCAAGCTCGGCGAGTCCAGCGAGGTGCGCAGGCTGCTGCCGAACCTCGGCCGCCGGATGGTCGGCGCCTGGGCGTTCGTCGATCACTACGGCCCCGACGACATCGCCGACGAGCCCGGTATGCAGGTCGCGCCCCACCCCCACATGGGCCTGCAAACCGTCAGCTGGCTGCACGAGGGAGAAGTCCTGCACCGCGACAGCCTGGGCAGTCTCCAGACCGTACGCCCCAGGGAGCTCGGCCTGATGACCTCGGGCCGGGCCATCAGCCACTCCGAGGAAACCCCCAAGTCGCACAGCCGGTTCCTGCACGGAGCCCAGTTGTGGGTCGCGCTGCCCGCCGCCCACCGCCACGTCGAGCCGCACTTCCAGCACCACGCCGAGCTGCCGCGTGTCACCGCGCCCGGCGTCGACGCCACCCTGATCCTTGGCGAACTCGACGGCGCCACCTCGCCCGGCAGCACCTACACCCCGATCGTGGGCGCCGACCTCGCCCTGGCGGCGGGAGCCGAGGCGAGGCTGCCCTTGAACCCCGACTTCGAGTACGCGGTGCTCGCGATGTCCGGCGAGGCCCACGTGGACGAGGTGCCCGTACTCCCCGGCTCGATGCTCTACCTGGGGTGCGGCCGCACCGAACTCCCGCTGCGTGCCACCTCCGACGCGGCCGTGATGCTGCTCGGCGGCGAGCCGTTCGAGGAGGAGATCCTCATGTGGTGGAACTTCATCGGCCGCACCAACGAGGAGATCCAGCAAGCCCGTTCGGACTGGATGACGGGATCGCGCTTCGGCGAGGTGAAGGGCTACGACGGCGCCCCGATCCCAGCCCCCGAACTCCCGGCGGTGCCCCTGAAACCGCGGGGGCGGGTGCGCTGA
- a CDS encoding MGDG synthase family glycosyltransferase, producing MPRRDIPNDVRPTGPARTGRITIVSASVGAGHDGAADALGTQLEAAGFLVDRHDFLDLLPARLGRVLSGTYHRLLTTAPSGYQRIYAATERSGSPGPVIRALFRGAERRMLRAIGPRSQAVVSTYPGASQVLGALRRSGRLNIPALTYLTDFSVHPLWVAPGIDAHLAAHRVPAAQAEALGAARVLVTGPVTGARFATVTEPQRRAARDEFGLPHDAPLALLVAGSWGVGPVRESAAEIRDSGAAEPVVVCGRNTALAEQLRADGFRYVHEWVRDMPLLMRACDVLVQNAGGLTSLEAFASGLPVASYRCIPGHGQTNAAALDEAGLAAWIREPQGLTSVLSGLIEGPLGERQRAAGLALFSSGASPVVAITAVTAPAGVPVPTRRPQLAHPRLKLAAVVLAATVSLGIAAPLAHAYGSDPGRLSTVAHRFIERYEL from the coding sequence GTGCCCCGTCGCGACATCCCGAATGACGTCCGGCCCACCGGCCCGGCCCGCACCGGCCGGATCACCATCGTGTCCGCCAGTGTCGGCGCGGGGCACGACGGTGCCGCCGACGCGCTCGGCACGCAGTTGGAGGCGGCCGGCTTCCTGGTCGACCGACATGACTTCCTCGATCTGCTGCCCGCCCGGCTCGGCCGGGTCCTCTCCGGTACCTACCACCGGCTACTGACCACTGCGCCCTCCGGCTACCAGCGGATATACGCCGCCACCGAACGCTCCGGCTCCCCCGGGCCGGTGATCCGCGCCCTGTTCCGTGGCGCCGAGCGCCGCATGCTCCGGGCGATCGGGCCGCGGTCACAAGCGGTCGTGTCCACCTACCCGGGGGCGAGCCAGGTGCTCGGCGCGCTGCGGCGCAGCGGGCGCCTGAACATCCCCGCGCTCACCTACCTCACCGACTTCTCCGTGCACCCGCTGTGGGTGGCCCCCGGCATCGACGCGCACCTCGCGGCCCATCGCGTTCCGGCCGCGCAGGCGGAGGCGCTCGGCGCGGCCCGCGTGCTGGTGACCGGTCCGGTGACGGGCGCCCGGTTCGCCACGGTCACGGAGCCCCAACGCCGGGCCGCCCGCGACGAGTTCGGCCTGCCCCACGATGCCCCGCTCGCCCTGCTGGTCGCCGGGTCCTGGGGGGTCGGGCCGGTACGGGAGTCCGCCGCGGAGATACGGGACAGCGGGGCCGCCGAACCGGTCGTCGTCTGCGGGCGCAACACGGCGCTCGCCGAGCAGTTGCGTGCCGACGGGTTCCGGTACGTACACGAGTGGGTGCGGGACATGCCGCTGCTGATGCGCGCCTGCGACGTCCTCGTGCAGAACGCCGGCGGGCTCACCTCGCTGGAGGCGTTCGCGAGCGGGCTGCCCGTCGCCAGTTACCGGTGCATACCGGGCCACGGGCAGACCAACGCCGCCGCCCTCGACGAGGCGGGGCTCGCCGCCTGGATACGGGAGCCGCAAGGACTCACCTCCGTACTCTCCGGTCTCATCGAGGGACCGCTCGGCGAACGCCAGCGGGCCGCCGGTCTCGCGCTGTTCTCGTCGGGCGCCTCCCCCGTCGTCGCCATCACCGCCGTGACCGCTCCGGCCGGGGTTCCGGTCCCGACCAGGCGACCCCAACTGGCGCATCCCAGGCTGAAGTTGGCGGCCGTCGTGCTCGCCGCCACCGTCTCGCTCGGGATCGCCGCACCGCTGGCCCATGCCTACGGGTCCGATCCCGGGCGGCTCTCCACGGTCGCCCACCGTTTCATCGAGAGGTACGAACTGTGA
- a CDS encoding polysaccharide deacetylase family protein, translating to MSSRAARAALLAATGALPALAAVHAAPAVSALGPLRNRTMPRLSGRGRPDHIALTFDDGPDHLSTPHFLRLLDREGVRATFFLLGSMLARSPGLGKEMAAAGHEIGVHGWAHRPLALRGPRATRDDLARARDLIGDVTGERPRLFRPPYGVMSTAAHLACRDLGLTPVLWTAWGEDWRRRATPRSVHDTVMGSLRGGGTVLLHDSDCTSATGSWRTTLAALPALLDTWRGRGWQAGPLRDHGCDRLYRA from the coding sequence GTGAGCTCCCGTGCCGCCAGGGCCGCTCTGCTCGCCGCGACCGGTGCACTGCCCGCCCTCGCCGCCGTGCACGCGGCTCCCGCCGTGTCCGCCCTCGGCCCGTTGCGCAACCGCACGATGCCCCGGCTCTCAGGGCGGGGCCGCCCCGACCACATCGCGCTGACCTTCGACGACGGGCCTGACCACCTGTCCACTCCGCACTTCCTGCGCCTGCTGGACCGCGAGGGGGTGCGCGCGACGTTCTTCCTGCTCGGCTCGATGCTCGCCCGCTCACCCGGGCTCGGCAAGGAGATGGCCGCCGCCGGGCACGAGATCGGCGTGCACGGCTGGGCGCACCGCCCGCTGGCCCTGCGCGGCCCGCGCGCCACCCGCGACGACCTCGCACGGGCCCGCGACCTGATCGGCGATGTCACCGGCGAGCGGCCCCGCCTCTTCAGGCCGCCGTACGGGGTGATGAGCACGGCCGCCCATCTCGCCTGCCGGGACCTCGGACTCACGCCCGTGCTGTGGACGGCCTGGGGCGAGGACTGGCGCCGCCGGGCAACTCCCCGCTCGGTGCACGACACGGTGATGGGCTCGCTGCGCGGCGGCGGCACGGTACTGCTCCACGACTCCGACTGCACCTCGGCCACCGGCTCGTGGCGCACCACACTGGCCGCGCTGCCCGCGCTCCTGGACACCTGGCGCGGCCGCGGCTGGCAGGCCGGACCACTGCGCGACCACGGCTGCGACCGGCTCTACCGCGCGTAG
- a CDS encoding BlaI/MecI/CopY family transcriptional regulator, which yields MTDDGAATAGRRAPGELENEVLAALWAAGAPATAGAVREQVAGDPAYTTVLTILSRLHDKGLVTRERAGRGYLYSPVRDEAGHAAAGMRALLERGGDRAAVLARFVSELGTEDEEILEQLLRGHKEG from the coding sequence GTGACGGACGACGGCGCCGCAACGGCCGGGCGGCGGGCGCCCGGTGAGCTGGAGAACGAGGTGCTCGCCGCACTGTGGGCCGCTGGTGCCCCCGCCACGGCCGGCGCCGTCCGCGAGCAGGTGGCCGGTGACCCCGCGTACACCACGGTCCTGACCATTCTGTCCCGGCTGCACGACAAGGGCCTGGTCACCCGGGAGCGGGCCGGGCGCGGCTACCTCTACTCCCCCGTACGGGACGAGGCGGGGCACGCCGCAGCGGGGATGCGGGCGCTGCTCGAAAGGGGCGGCGACCGGGCCGCGGTGCTCGCCCGGTTCGTGTCGGAGCTCGGCACCGAGGACGAAGAGATCCTCGAACAGCTGCTGCGCGGGCACAAGGAGGGCTGA